One window of Candidatus Eremiobacteraceae bacterium genomic DNA carries:
- a CDS encoding EAL domain-containing protein has protein sequence MKNTRRPLAELRRSAQQRLLIAYAGVIVVTTAALWGGGAWVAESLALQAASQSSAASASSELSCANQILGYGVDIGSAPSGSLPMQLVVDLQQSVRRCDDALQETTRAAAGMSLDQADRSTLERFSLQVDASHGEMSATTSQVIAQTQSGDPAQHALIGAAVTRLATKVATFVDAARAQAAFFSDISGTALVNGRLRLVTIACTVIGIVIFGFIAFIAPLHRRTAALIESTFRSQEQDRRLDSDIARHIAERDRNEAEAQFKALFQQSSVGVVLCGLDGRIMETNAALQGMLGYTSHELRTLHFSALTGDPDDGPANANGDGERLLRRKDESRLWVEQTTTPAIASDDRIVAVIRMIQNIESRKKAENRLHFDATHDALTGLHNRRHFDDAIDEAVNVGRMAHGSCFAVIMIDLDGFKYINDTRGHAVGDAALAEVGRRLGSCDGPNVLISRYGGDEFTAILSGVRTVDTAIALAQAIQSALQEPMAIQGTRVLMSASVGICLWSAEFADGDALLQAADSAVYKAKSAGRGRWAVYDTSMAKDDRYRRAVGANLREALDNGQLDIAFQPIVTLRDRTCIGFEALARWNHPTLGPVPPTVFITVAEEMGLVGEVGEWMLRQACQQLAEWRSRFGVTNIKVNVNVSPQQMADPDFASLVAAALRQADLEPKHIALELTETAIFDSRGQGSKTLAALRRIGTPILLDDFGTGFSSLTHLQKVRMDALKIDQSFVRGEDGGLASPPIVETLIALAKTLGIDVVAEGVETEQQAAQLRALGCEAAQGFLFARPLSAADAIGYLLERSKIAAAS, from the coding sequence ATGAAGAATACACGCAGGCCTTTGGCCGAATTGCGCCGTTCGGCGCAGCAACGTCTGTTGATCGCTTACGCCGGTGTGATCGTCGTCACTACCGCCGCGCTCTGGGGCGGCGGCGCGTGGGTGGCCGAATCGCTAGCGCTGCAAGCGGCGAGCCAGTCGAGCGCGGCGTCTGCAAGCTCCGAGCTGAGCTGCGCCAATCAGATCCTCGGATACGGCGTGGACATCGGTTCAGCGCCGTCCGGTTCGCTGCCGATGCAGTTGGTCGTGGACCTGCAGCAATCCGTACGGCGCTGCGATGATGCGTTGCAAGAGACGACTCGCGCGGCTGCCGGCATGAGCCTCGATCAGGCCGACCGATCCACGCTCGAACGATTCTCGCTGCAAGTCGACGCGTCACACGGCGAGATGTCGGCGACGACAAGTCAAGTCATCGCACAGACGCAGAGCGGCGACCCGGCTCAGCACGCACTGATCGGCGCCGCAGTCACGAGGCTTGCGACCAAGGTCGCCACATTCGTCGACGCCGCGCGGGCGCAAGCCGCGTTTTTCAGCGACATCTCCGGAACGGCCCTTGTGAACGGCCGGCTACGCCTCGTCACGATCGCGTGCACCGTGATCGGCATCGTGATCTTCGGGTTCATCGCGTTCATCGCACCGCTGCATCGTAGAACCGCAGCGCTGATCGAGTCGACGTTCCGTTCGCAAGAACAGGACCGGCGCCTGGATTCCGACATCGCACGCCACATCGCCGAGCGCGATCGAAACGAAGCCGAAGCGCAATTCAAAGCATTGTTCCAGCAGTCGTCGGTGGGGGTTGTGTTGTGCGGCCTGGATGGCCGTATCATGGAGACGAACGCCGCGCTGCAAGGCATGCTGGGATACACGTCGCACGAGCTGCGGACCTTGCATTTCAGCGCGCTGACCGGCGACCCGGACGACGGTCCCGCGAATGCAAACGGCGACGGTGAGCGGCTCTTGCGCCGCAAAGACGAGTCCCGGCTTTGGGTCGAGCAGACGACGACGCCTGCTATCGCCAGCGATGACCGGATCGTCGCGGTCATCCGCATGATCCAGAACATCGAAAGCCGCAAGAAAGCCGAAAATCGCCTGCACTTCGACGCGACTCACGACGCTCTCACCGGTCTCCATAACCGCCGGCACTTCGACGACGCTATAGATGAAGCGGTCAACGTGGGCCGAATGGCTCATGGATCATGCTTCGCCGTGATCATGATCGATCTCGACGGCTTCAAGTACATCAACGATACGCGCGGCCACGCGGTAGGCGATGCGGCGCTTGCGGAGGTGGGCCGCCGTTTGGGATCCTGTGATGGGCCAAACGTGCTCATCAGCCGCTACGGCGGCGACGAGTTCACGGCGATCTTATCGGGCGTCCGCACCGTCGATACGGCGATTGCTCTCGCGCAGGCGATTCAAAGCGCACTGCAGGAGCCGATGGCGATTCAAGGCACGCGAGTGCTCATGTCCGCGAGCGTCGGCATTTGCCTCTGGAGCGCCGAGTTCGCCGATGGCGACGCCCTCTTGCAAGCTGCCGACAGCGCGGTCTACAAAGCGAAGTCCGCGGGCCGGGGGCGATGGGCCGTGTACGACACGTCGATGGCGAAGGACGACCGGTACCGCCGCGCGGTGGGCGCTAATCTTCGCGAGGCTTTGGACAACGGACAGCTCGACATCGCATTTCAACCGATCGTCACACTCCGCGACCGCACGTGCATAGGATTTGAGGCGCTCGCCCGTTGGAACCACCCCACACTTGGACCGGTTCCACCGACGGTGTTCATCACGGTCGCCGAAGAGATGGGTCTCGTCGGTGAGGTCGGAGAGTGGATGTTGCGGCAGGCTTGTCAACAATTGGCCGAATGGCGAAGCCGCTTCGGCGTCACCAACATCAAAGTAAACGTGAACGTCTCTCCGCAACAGATGGCGGATCCGGATTTTGCATCACTCGTGGCTGCAGCGCTACGCCAAGCCGATCTCGAACCGAAGCACATCGCGCTTGAGCTCACCGAGACGGCGATCTTCGATTCGAGAGGACAGGGCAGCAAAACGCTCGCGGCGCTGCGCCGCATCGGCACTCCGATCTTGCTGGATGATTTCGGAACCGGTTTTTCGTCGCTCACGCATCTGCAGAAGGTCCGCATGGATGCGCTGAAGATCGATCAATCGTTCGTACGCGGCGAGGACGGCGGGTTGGCGTCGCCGCCGATCGTCGAGACTCTCATCGCGCTCGCAAAAACGCTCGGCATCGACGTCGTCGCCGAGGGTGTGGAGACCGAACAGCAGGCAGCGCAGCTTCGTGCGTTGGGTTGCGAGGCTGCGCAGGGATTTCTCTTCGCACGCCCGCTCTCGGCCGCGGATGCGATCGGCTATCTATTAGAACGATCCAAGATAGCGGCCGCGTCTTAG
- a CDS encoding prepilin-type N-terminal cleavage/methylation domain-containing protein: MGASSALLRAKSFRGFSLVEAMVAMSVLLIVVLMLIGSVPASYAFTKQDSVRVQAVSAGQSYLDSIRQYVKSSGSITGLPAAPVIAIDQGYGFVSDRTSPAVINFVMIPNCTARSLFSYDCTVTVAWGPSGPAQSAVVESYIASQAGF; the protein is encoded by the coding sequence ATGGGAGCATCATCGGCTTTGCTTCGCGCGAAGTCTTTTCGCGGCTTTAGCCTCGTCGAGGCGATGGTGGCTATGTCCGTGCTGCTCATCGTGGTCTTGATGCTCATCGGCTCGGTGCCGGCATCGTACGCATTCACGAAACAAGATTCAGTGCGAGTCCAAGCTGTCTCCGCAGGACAAAGCTATCTCGACAGCATCAGGCAGTACGTGAAATCGTCCGGTTCCATCACGGGTCTTCCGGCAGCACCGGTTATCGCGATCGATCAAGGCTACGGCTTCGTGTCGGACAGGACGTCGCCGGCGGTCATCAACTTCGTCATGATACCAAATTGTACTGCGCGTTCGCTCTTCAGCTACGATTGTACGGTCACCGTGGCTTGGGGTCCGAGCGGGCCCGCGCAGAGTGCCGTCGTGGAGAGCTACATTGCGTCGCAAGCCGGGTTCTAA
- a CDS encoding MFS transporter produces MTPQTREPNALPETPWLTRTVLALSIASLLSDACYESIIPLLPALVASLGGGALALGAIEGLADALAAGFKLWGGQLADRTKYRRLLAGSGYLGVGIFMPAIALAHSIVGVGALRAAAWLARGFRSPIRDTLLVDDTNQRFVNRAFGFQRGLDSVGAVIGPAVAMILLANHVAIATAIGFGIIPGVLAGSMFLFVREKPRTVPPREPLHLVLAGLPQRFKLYLLGAGVFGLGNFSATLLVLAAIRALTPAVGVGPALVYSSAMYLGHNIINASLTYPLSVLSERLGSGRLLVLAFALYVCVCGVLAVGSASVVAIGVCFALAAVAISIVEPMEGTFATELLPAATRGTGFGALAAVNGIGDFVSSAGVGALWQLAGPLVAFVAAGLVCTVGIVLVAPVAWKRSAA; encoded by the coding sequence ATGACGCCGCAAACGCGTGAGCCTAATGCGCTGCCGGAAACTCCCTGGCTTACGCGCACCGTCCTTGCGCTCAGTATCGCAAGCCTGCTGTCGGACGCGTGTTACGAATCCATCATCCCATTGCTGCCCGCGCTCGTCGCTTCGTTGGGCGGCGGTGCGCTTGCGCTCGGAGCCATCGAAGGCCTCGCGGACGCTCTCGCAGCCGGATTCAAATTGTGGGGCGGCCAGCTCGCCGACCGCACGAAATATCGGCGCCTGCTCGCCGGATCGGGATATCTCGGCGTCGGAATTTTCATGCCCGCCATCGCGCTTGCGCACTCGATCGTCGGGGTCGGCGCATTGCGCGCCGCAGCGTGGCTCGCGCGCGGATTCCGAAGCCCGATCCGAGATACGCTGCTCGTCGACGACACGAACCAACGCTTTGTGAATCGCGCCTTTGGCTTTCAACGTGGCCTCGACTCGGTCGGCGCGGTCATCGGACCCGCGGTCGCGATGATATTGCTGGCGAATCACGTGGCAATCGCAACAGCCATCGGATTTGGGATCATTCCTGGCGTGCTCGCGGGATCGATGTTTCTCTTCGTGCGCGAAAAACCGCGAACCGTGCCGCCGCGCGAGCCGTTGCACCTCGTGCTCGCAGGATTGCCGCAAAGATTCAAGCTCTATCTGCTCGGAGCCGGCGTCTTCGGTCTTGGAAACTTCTCAGCCACACTTCTCGTGCTCGCCGCCATCCGTGCGCTGACGCCCGCAGTGGGCGTCGGCCCGGCGCTCGTGTACTCGAGCGCGATGTACTTGGGCCACAACATCATCAATGCATCGCTCACGTATCCGCTCAGCGTGCTGAGCGAGCGGCTGGGAAGCGGACGCCTGCTCGTGCTCGCGTTCGCGCTCTACGTTTGCGTCTGCGGAGTATTGGCAGTCGGGTCGGCTTCCGTTGTCGCGATCGGCGTCTGTTTTGCGCTTGCCGCAGTCGCAATATCGATCGTCGAACCGATGGAAGGCACCTTCGCGACCGAGCTCTTACCCGCAGCAACCCGTGGGACGGGGTTTGGAGCGCTCGCCGCCGTGAACGGTATCGGCGATTTTGTGTCAAGCGCGGGGGTCGGAGCGCTCTGGCAGCTCGCAGGCCCGTTGGTCGCATTCGTCGCAGCAGGCCTCGTCTGCACCGTTGGAATCGTCCTCGTGGCGCCGGTCGCTTGGAAGCGCTCTGCCGCATGA
- a CDS encoding branched-chain amino acid ABC transporter substrate-binding protein, whose protein sequence is MIGADFATSGTDAAAGVPTQNGVELAVEDEQKKGLPGGYSLRLDTLDDSIGGVHNPEQGALNVQTFVADPDVLAVIGPQNSNVARAEIPVLNAAKLALISPSSTSISLTDDASGASSLRQTHPELRNFFRTVMRDDMQGAADAQFAYRTLGARRAYVIDDNESYGKGLADVFVPSFQKLGGTVVDRAHLTKGQQDFIALLTSAASNKPDLIFYGGVVSTGGAQLRRQMLKLGMTAKYMGGDGLKDPGFLAAGGAAADGTYCSQGAPNLSKLPEAKDFLAAYAARFPGQLLGTYSANAYAAAEVAIDAIRGLMERNGGVAPSREEVLRAIASSTTSNTPIGPISFNKLGDVTTPVVSMWVVRNGQFVFLSQERAQL, encoded by the coding sequence GTGATCGGCGCGGATTTCGCCACAAGCGGCACCGATGCCGCAGCGGGCGTTCCCACACAAAATGGCGTCGAACTGGCGGTGGAAGACGAGCAAAAGAAGGGATTGCCGGGCGGATATTCCTTGCGACTAGACACGCTTGACGACAGCATCGGCGGCGTGCACAACCCGGAACAAGGTGCGTTAAACGTTCAGACCTTTGTCGCAGACCCGGATGTCCTTGCCGTCATCGGACCGCAGAATTCGAACGTCGCACGGGCTGAGATACCCGTCTTGAACGCGGCAAAACTCGCACTCATCTCGCCGTCCTCCACATCTATCAGTCTGACCGACGACGCTTCAGGCGCGAGCTCGCTGCGCCAGACACATCCCGAACTTCGCAATTTCTTCCGCACGGTGATGCGCGACGATATGCAGGGCGCGGCCGATGCCCAATTCGCGTATCGCACGCTAGGTGCGCGCCGGGCGTACGTCATCGACGATAACGAATCGTACGGCAAAGGTCTCGCCGACGTCTTCGTGCCGTCGTTTCAAAAGCTCGGCGGCACGGTCGTCGATCGTGCCCATCTCACAAAAGGTCAGCAAGATTTCATCGCGTTGCTGACGTCTGCCGCTTCCAACAAACCAGACCTGATTTTTTATGGCGGCGTGGTGAGCACGGGCGGCGCGCAGTTGCGCCGCCAGATGTTGAAGTTAGGCATGACCGCGAAGTACATGGGCGGCGACGGCTTGAAAGACCCCGGCTTTCTCGCCGCCGGCGGAGCTGCGGCCGACGGCACCTACTGCTCGCAAGGCGCACCGAATCTTTCAAAGCTTCCCGAGGCGAAAGATTTCCTAGCGGCATACGCAGCTCGTTTTCCCGGCCAACTCCTGGGGACGTATAGTGCCAACGCGTACGCGGCCGCCGAAGTGGCCATCGATGCCATTCGCGGATTGATGGAGCGAAACGGCGGCGTGGCTCCGTCGCGCGAGGAAGTGCTGCGCGCCATCGCGTCGTCGACCACCTCGAATACGCCGATAGGGCCGATCTCGTTCAACAAGCTCGGTGACGTGACCACGCCGGTGGTGAGCATGTGGGTTGTGCGCAACGGTCAGTTCGTGTTCTTGTCACAGGAACGGGCCCAGCTATGA
- a CDS encoding type II secretion system protein codes for MRRKPGSNIRGATLIEILVVCGIAGIVGSLVVALCRPMLSASQAEHASLQEIQTMDSTLYRMQRDARQSDPNGIFVCTGAGGALNCSPASNLAIPTNVSCLAMLTARPNGTGGAAWDSSGRPAWVGFSVYWLTADQSGTNTLMSGFGAANVPTGVNPGVLNSDVVAAVNQAMTSANAETVALGIKNLQSMVDVTSDRVVLRLAGQNQSGGSTAELSVEGDAYARN; via the coding sequence TTGCGTCGCAAGCCGGGTTCTAACATTCGCGGCGCGACGCTGATCGAGATCCTCGTCGTGTGCGGCATCGCCGGCATTGTCGGGAGCCTCGTCGTCGCGCTCTGCCGGCCGATGTTGTCGGCATCGCAAGCCGAGCATGCTTCGCTCCAAGAGATCCAGACGATGGACTCGACGCTCTATCGGATGCAACGCGACGCACGGCAGAGCGATCCGAACGGAATTTTTGTCTGCACCGGCGCCGGCGGCGCGCTGAATTGTTCCCCTGCGTCGAATCTGGCGATACCGACCAACGTCTCTTGTCTTGCGATGCTCACCGCGCGGCCGAACGGCACCGGCGGCGCGGCATGGGATTCGAGCGGCCGGCCTGCATGGGTCGGATTCAGCGTCTACTGGCTTACCGCCGATCAGTCGGGGACCAATACATTGATGAGCGGTTTTGGCGCTGCCAACGTCCCGACGGGTGTCAATCCGGGGGTGTTGAACAGCGACGTCGTCGCAGCCGTCAACCAAGCCATGACGTCGGCAAACGCAGAGACCGTCGCCCTCGGCATAAAGAATCTCCAGTCGATGGTCGATGTGACGAGCGATCGCGTCGTCCTCAGGCTTGCAGGTCAGAACCAGAGCGGCGGCTCGACCGCCGAACTGTCGGTCGAAGGGGACGCATATGCGCGGAACTAG
- a CDS encoding TIGR01777 family oxidoreductase: protein MKKVAVTGASGFVGRAVVHALARRGDSVLALGRSANIAGLPPSVRTAKYDPNNPASHPEIFEGMDAVVHLAGETVDGRWSPAKKRAIYDSRVLGTRNLVASLAKCSLARPTVLVSGSAIGYYGSRGDEVLDESSSPGTDFMADLVKRWEAEADGAEALGLRVAKIRVAFVIGDGGAVKKLLPPFKAFIGGPFGSGGMWFPWMHLEDTANLFLLAVDRDDARGPINAVSPDLATNMRFVQALGHAIRRPAFMPVPPPALKLIVGEFADTVLGSQLILPRRASELGFVWKHEMLEEALLDVLAPAEHRTPATHELTSEIVVQRPLAQTWQFFSDPGNLAQITPPATQLELMDAVPQLRQGATLDYTMKVRGLWVKWRTLITVWDVERRFVDYQVRGPYALWRHTHEFESGPDGSTVVRDRVRYSLPWAPIGNVALPFVRRSLAEIWSYRRHKISELFS from the coding sequence ATGAAAAAAGTCGCGGTGACCGGCGCGTCGGGCTTCGTGGGCCGCGCGGTCGTCCATGCGCTCGCGCGCCGCGGCGACAGCGTGCTGGCGTTGGGCCGCTCGGCGAATATTGCAGGGCTTCCGCCAAGCGTCCGAACCGCCAAATACGATCCTAACAATCCCGCGTCGCATCCGGAGATATTCGAAGGCATGGACGCCGTGGTCCATCTCGCCGGCGAAACCGTCGACGGGCGCTGGAGCCCAGCGAAAAAACGTGCCATCTATGATTCGCGCGTTCTCGGCACGCGGAATCTCGTCGCGTCGCTTGCCAAGTGTTCGCTCGCGCGGCCGACGGTGCTCGTAAGCGGCTCGGCCATCGGGTACTACGGCTCTCGCGGCGACGAAGTGCTCGACGAATCGTCATCGCCCGGCACCGACTTCATGGCCGATCTCGTCAAGCGTTGGGAAGCGGAGGCCGACGGCGCCGAAGCGCTCGGCTTGCGCGTCGCCAAGATCAGAGTGGCATTTGTGATCGGTGACGGCGGTGCCGTGAAAAAGCTCTTGCCGCCGTTCAAGGCGTTCATCGGCGGTCCGTTCGGCAGCGGCGGAATGTGGTTCCCATGGATGCATCTTGAAGACACCGCCAACTTATTTCTTCTTGCGGTCGATCGCGACGATGCGCGCGGCCCGATCAACGCCGTCTCCCCGGATCTCGCGACCAACATGCGATTCGTGCAGGCGCTTGGCCACGCCATACGGCGGCCGGCATTCATGCCGGTGCCGCCGCCGGCGCTCAAACTCATCGTTGGAGAGTTCGCCGACACCGTGCTCGGCAGCCAGCTCATCCTGCCGCGCAGAGCATCGGAACTCGGCTTTGTTTGGAAACACGAGATGTTGGAGGAGGCCTTGCTCGATGTTCTTGCGCCGGCCGAGCACCGGACTCCGGCCACGCACGAACTCACTTCCGAAATCGTCGTGCAGCGCCCGCTCGCGCAAACGTGGCAATTCTTTTCCGACCCAGGTAATCTCGCGCAGATAACGCCGCCGGCCACGCAGCTCGAATTGATGGACGCTGTGCCGCAATTGCGGCAAGGCGCTACCCTCGACTATACGATGAAGGTTCGCGGTCTGTGGGTGAAATGGAGGACGTTGATCACCGTTTGGGATGTCGAACGGCGTTTTGTCGACTATCAGGTGCGGGGACCGTATGCGCTATGGCGTCATACCCACGAATTTGAGTCCGGTCCGGATGGAAGCACCGTGGTGCGCGACCGAGTGCGGTATTCATTGCCGTGGGCGCCGATCGGGAACGTCGCATTGCCGTTCGTGCGCCGCAGCCTCGCGGAAATCTGGTCCTACCGCCGACACAAGATTTCCGAGCTGTTCTCGTGA
- a CDS encoding YbhB/YbcL family Raf kinase inhibitor-like protein codes for MNTLFALLTAGAMAASPFTLSSTDFHDGGTLGKTFVFNGMACTGDDVSPALHWSGAPAGTKSFALTVWDPDAPVRGGWWHWVLFDIPASANSLAQGAGSTKQAAAPAASVEGTTSFGKPGYGGPCPPVGSGAHHYIFTLYALDETHAGSATAKTNGPGLKALIAKHVLGSTTLTGRYGRP; via the coding sequence ATGAATACACTATTCGCCCTTTTGACAGCCGGCGCCATGGCCGCCTCACCGTTCACTCTTTCGAGCACGGATTTCCACGACGGCGGCACGCTCGGAAAGACGTTCGTCTTCAACGGCATGGCATGCACGGGAGACGACGTCTCACCGGCGCTGCATTGGTCCGGCGCGCCCGCCGGAACGAAAAGCTTTGCGTTGACGGTCTGGGATCCCGACGCGCCGGTTCGGGGCGGCTGGTGGCACTGGGTGCTCTTCGATATTCCCGCATCCGCGAATTCACTAGCCCAGGGCGCCGGAAGCACAAAGCAGGCGGCCGCGCCGGCGGCAAGCGTGGAAGGCACCACTTCTTTCGGAAAACCAGGTTATGGCGGGCCATGTCCGCCGGTCGGCAGTGGCGCTCACCACTATATCTTCACGCTCTATGCCTTGGATGAAACGCATGCCGGCAGTGCGACTGCGAAGACCAACGGGCCTGGATTAAAGGCGCTCATCGCCAAACACGTGCTTGGAAGCACGACGCTCACCGGCCGCTACGGTCGCCCCTAA
- a CDS encoding choice-of-anchor tandem repeat GloVer-containing protein produces MLYRRFLYSASIAIAGFAAAVFLVSSSSAASDYAVLYNFTGGNDGGNGATALTFDGAGNAYGTTVTGGNADCGTIFKLAPLGHGQWNETTLYNFSCGNDGKNPHGGLTFDSVGNLYGTTVAGGSGGFCTGDGCGVVFELTPSGERVLYNFTGNNDGFGPGGQVVFDQAGNLFGTAPDGGSHMAGVVYELTFRNGSWHQKVIHAFTGGVDGALGSLGALLVDASGKLYGVTEIGGLHSAGTAFRLAPRQDGSYNFTTVYAFNGQPDAGSPYGGLIPDAAGNLYGTTYFGGASGQGTVYELTPKHGGWTEQVLYSFKGGNDGSLPTSTLVLDANGNLDGTTTAGGHPLCDCGTVFRLKPNPWREVILHRFGNSRDGTNPLYGLASNGSRNFFGATPAGGLHGQGAIFEIAP; encoded by the coding sequence ATGCTTTACAGACGATTTTTGTATTCCGCGAGTATCGCGATCGCGGGCTTCGCCGCGGCGGTGTTTTTGGTGAGCAGCTCGTCGGCTGCGAGCGATTACGCGGTGTTGTATAACTTCACCGGCGGGAACGACGGCGGCAACGGGGCAACTGCATTGACGTTCGACGGAGCGGGTAATGCGTACGGCACTACCGTGACCGGCGGCAACGCCGATTGCGGCACGATCTTCAAACTCGCGCCTCTCGGTCACGGCCAATGGAATGAGACGACGCTCTACAACTTTTCGTGCGGCAATGACGGAAAAAATCCGCACGGCGGTTTGACCTTCGACAGCGTGGGCAATCTGTACGGCACCACGGTCGCCGGCGGCTCCGGTGGTTTCTGCACGGGCGACGGCTGCGGTGTGGTTTTCGAACTGACGCCCAGCGGCGAGCGCGTGCTCTACAATTTCACCGGAAACAATGACGGATTCGGTCCGGGCGGCCAAGTGGTCTTCGACCAAGCCGGCAACTTGTTTGGGACCGCGCCGGACGGCGGATCGCACATGGCAGGCGTGGTGTACGAGCTCACGTTTAGAAACGGCTCGTGGCATCAGAAGGTGATCCACGCCTTCACGGGCGGCGTGGACGGCGCACTGGGCTCACTCGGCGCACTGCTCGTCGACGCGAGCGGCAAATTGTACGGCGTGACCGAAATCGGCGGCTTGCATTCGGCCGGCACCGCGTTCAGACTGGCTCCGCGGCAGGACGGCAGCTACAACTTCACCACGGTGTACGCATTCAACGGTCAACCCGATGCCGGATCTCCATACGGCGGCCTGATTCCCGACGCAGCCGGCAATCTCTACGGAACCACCTACTTCGGCGGGGCGAGCGGTCAAGGGACTGTCTATGAGCTCACGCCCAAGCACGGCGGTTGGACCGAACAAGTGCTGTACAGCTTCAAGGGCGGCAATGACGGCAGTCTGCCGACCTCAACGCTCGTCCTTGACGCAAACGGAAATCTCGACGGCACGACCACGGCGGGCGGCCATCCCCTATGCGACTGCGGCACCGTCTTCCGCCTAAAGCCCAATCCGTGGCGCGAAGTCATTCTGCACCGCTTTGGAAACTCGCGAGACGGCACAAATCCGCTCTACGGTCTTGCGTCAAACGGGAGTCGGAATTTCTTCGGAGCTACCCCCGCCGGCGGTCTGCACGGGCAGGGAGCGATCTTCGAGATCGCGCCGTAA
- a CDS encoding peptide ABC transporter substrate-binding protein — MRTWRIFAALILVVMTAGCARAPSSLRAHNGGRHGGQTIAFNISEDPHSLNPILAQNDDEHQIARLMFDLLLDVDDKGKLIPDLATSVPTVANGGVSADGRTIVYRLRRGVVWQDGAPFTARDVRFTAQAIVDKRNDVPSTHGYDLITEVDTPDTFTAVVHLRHAWAPAVATLFTYGATPMEILPAHLLEGKGPLRTSSFNQHPIGTGPYALTTWKRGEELTFRSNPRYFRGVPRAKTIVAREVPDINTDLVMLRGGQLDWSLLSPAQRLALGPDSNLKIVYAPFAGFGAIAFNCRKAPFDDVRMRRAVAMAIDRRRLSAGITSGQYPVTDSDQPLFSWAYDATAKLPAFDTSSADRSLDALGWLRGADGLRRKNGALLSLEFVTFPEGDTAVRTAEYVQAMLRDRGISVDVKKISVAQFYLPKTEGGLLLSGTFDMAYIAWRTGADPDDSNIVACGGVSNYAGYCSAQVDDLERRALAATSQAIRTSLYSRVQHALAQDVPYDFLYAPKYGFAAQPALQGLSPSPFSPTWNAWQWSLRR, encoded by the coding sequence GTGAGAACATGGCGTATCTTCGCCGCGCTCATCCTTGTCGTGATGACGGCAGGATGCGCCCGCGCGCCGTCGTCGCTGCGAGCGCACAACGGCGGGCGCCACGGCGGCCAGACGATCGCGTTCAACATCTCCGAAGATCCGCACTCGCTCAACCCTATCCTCGCGCAGAACGACGACGAGCATCAAATCGCGCGCCTCATGTTCGATCTCTTGCTCGATGTGGATGACAAAGGCAAGCTGATCCCGGATTTGGCGACATCCGTGCCGACCGTCGCCAACGGGGGCGTGAGCGCCGACGGCCGGACGATCGTCTATCGCTTGCGGCGCGGTGTGGTGTGGCAGGACGGCGCGCCTTTCACGGCACGCGACGTGCGCTTCACGGCGCAGGCCATCGTCGACAAACGAAATGACGTGCCCTCAACTCACGGCTACGATCTCATCACCGAGGTCGACACGCCGGATACATTTACGGCGGTGGTCCATCTGCGTCATGCGTGGGCGCCGGCGGTCGCGACGCTTTTCACGTACGGCGCAACGCCGATGGAGATACTGCCCGCGCACCTCCTCGAAGGCAAGGGGCCGCTGCGCACGTCATCCTTCAATCAGCATCCGATCGGAACCGGGCCGTACGCGCTCACGACATGGAAGCGTGGCGAAGAACTGACATTTAGAAGCAATCCACGCTACTTCAGAGGCGTGCCTCGGGCGAAGACAATCGTGGCGCGCGAGGTGCCGGACATCAACACCGATCTCGTGATGCTGCGAGGCGGTCAGCTCGACTGGTCGCTGTTGTCGCCGGCGCAGCGCTTAGCGCTCGGGCCGGACTCGAACTTGAAGATCGTCTACGCGCCGTTTGCCGGCTTCGGCGCGATCGCGTTCAACTGTCGCAAAGCGCCGTTCGATGATGTCCGCATGCGGCGCGCGGTGGCGATGGCGATCGATCGCAGACGATTGAGCGCTGGGATCACGAGCGGGCAATACCCGGTGACCGACAGCGACCAGCCGCTCTTCTCGTGGGCTTACGACGCCACCGCAAAGCTTCCGGCATTTGACACCTCGTCGGCCGATCGCTCGCTCGACGCGCTGGGGTGGCTGCGCGGTGCCGACGGCCTCCGGCGCAAGAACGGCGCGCTCCTCAGCCTGGAATTCGTGACGTTTCCCGAAGGTGACACCGCCGTGCGCACCGCCGAATACGTCCAGGCCATGCTGCGCGACCGCGGGATATCGGTGGACGTGAAGAAGATCTCCGTCGCCCAATTCTATCTGCCGAAGACCGAAGGCGGATTGCTTCTCTCCGGTACGTTCGATATGGCGTACATCGCCTGGCGCACAGGCGCGGATCCCGACGATTCGAATATCGTGGCCTGCGGTGGCGTGTCGAACTACGCCGGCTATTGCAGCGCCCAAGTCGATGATTTGGAAAGGCGGGCACTCGCGGCAACATCCCAAGCCATTCGCACGTCGCTGTACTCGCGTGTCCAGCACGCGTTAGCGCAGGATGTCCCGTACGATTTTCTCTACGCGCCCAAGTACGGGTTCGCCGCGCAACCTGCATTACAAGGCCTGTCGCCAAGTCCTTTTTCGCCGACGTGGAACGCGTGGCAATGGAGTCTGCGCCGCTAG